Proteins from a genomic interval of Gossypium hirsutum isolate 1008001.06 chromosome A09, Gossypium_hirsutum_v2.1, whole genome shotgun sequence:
- the LOC107935210 gene encoding uncharacterized protein, which produces MRRKCRIWWPKQLSSTQPSCCKFLFGWFVTCSSDSLDIVVAFASNRESSSNLQSCLQEILHSINGNMHVSLQDKSKFSLLGQYGACINYGQNGVEEDDLRKTCTHGVDGVCECYGQWRCGCLKNNGFLGQCRQVSKESNYWIELAYDSLRLQARGIHWVPKLHHLHWKKEIVSQCDVHVILYETPTYGAHHLSLRYWNSSEHGKASPKKPQWVDELQQKQPLNDMDTVVLAINSASASQKYFERHDSFKQSSANIPIISMFCTFMWHILAMSLASLSTLFYIFIQFFHSFLNFESQSWVYSASAKAFSNTWINFRIRSCQILYWPIFLQDNDLRSQTSVECAERVALHKHSLWSSLVVDILLGDLIGLALLFHAESVCSWFSNIASNLTNELLRSGSVWLMGVPAGFKLNIELAEVLGMVSLNTIQIWSTLWIFVGSLFIYFIKGLSILAILFGVTIPAALVIDMIVIVTLHVSTLHWLISILYSQQLHALAALWRIFRGRKWNPLRQRLDSFDYTVKQHVVGSLLFTPLLLLLPTTSVFYIFFSIMNTAISLSCMFIEVIISVIHATPYIKIALRLIKPRRFPLGIWFEIIACHNNSSHSPWSAYIDRNSLPVDEAPRKEDIDRMVSSVLISILHSNYLSIGQMVLPHYRKAFSGVSGSYIATSVFGLLSGNKVASTLGATLPSTMPWLCIPYNEYWCLCRNSILACMVDCNYYRCHDSRPPSFGLT; this is translated from the exons ATGAGAAGAAAGTGTCGGATTTGGTGGCCAAAGCAGCTATCTTCAACCCAACCATCTTGCTGTAAATTTCTGTTTGGTTGGTTCGTCACTTGTTCTTCAGATTCTCTTGACATTGTCGTCGCTTTCGCTTCCAATCGGGAGTCTTCTTCGAATCTGCAATCTTGTCTCCAG GAGATCCTCCATTCTATCAATGGAAATATGCATGTATCTCTTCAagataaatcaaaattttctttgttGGGTCAGTATGGAGCTTGTATTAACTATGGTCAAAATGGAGTAGAAGAGGATGATCTGAGAAAAACCTGCACTCACGGTGTAGATGGAGTTTGCGAATGCTATGGACAATGGAGATGTGGTTGCCTTAAAAATAATGGGTTTTTAGGCCAGTGTAGACAGGTATCTAAGGAAAGTAATTACTGGATCGAGCTGGCCTATGATTCTCTTCGTCTTCAAGCCAGGGGAATTCATTGGGTTCCTAAATTGCACCATCTTCATTGGAAGAAGGAAATAGTGTCTCAATGTGATGTCCAT GTTATATTATACGAAACTCCAACATACGGTGCTCACCATTTATCATTGCGATACTGGAATTCTTCTGAGCATGGGAAAGCTTCACCTAAGAAGCCTCAGTGGGTTGATGAGCTTCAACAAAAGCAACCTTTAAATGACATG GATACAGTTGTTTTGGCGATCAACAGTGCTAGTGCATCTCAGAAATATTTTGAGAGACATGATAGCTTCAAACAATCCTCTGCAAATATTCCCATAATTTCCAT GTTTTGTACCTTCATGTGGCATATATTGGCCATGTCATTGGCATCATTATCTactcttttttacatttttattcagTTTTTCCATagctttttgaattttgaatcaCAATCATGGGTATACTCTGCATCAGCAAAGGCGTTTAGCAATACCTGGATAAATTTCCGAATTCGTTCTTGTCAGATCTTATATTGGCCAATCTTCCTTCAGGACAATGACCTCAG gTCTCAAACAAGTGTGGAATGTGCAGAAAGAGTTGCATTACATAAGCATTCCTTGTGGTCAAGTTTGGTTGTTGATATCCTTTTGGGAGATTTGATTGGTTTGGCACTCTTATTTCACGCAGAATCTGTCTGCTCATGGTTTTCAAATATTGCCAGTAATTTAACAAATGAGTTGTTGAGGTCAGGTTCTGTGTGGTTGATGGGTGTTCCAGCTGGTTTCAAGTTGAACATAGAATTGGCTGAAGTTCTTGGCATGGTTTCTCTGAATACAATTCAAATTTGGTCTACTCTTTGGATATTTGTGGGTTCTCTCTTCATTTATTTCATCAAAGGACTTTCTATATTAGCTATTCTTTTCGGGGTGACAATACCTGCTGCTTTGGTCATAGACATGATTGTGATAGTAACATTGCATGTGTCAACACTTCATTGGTTAATCTCAATTCTCTATTCACAGCAGTTACATGCGCTGGCCGCTTTGTGGCGTATTTTCAG GGGACGGAAGTGGAATCCTCTTCGTCAAAGATTAGATAGTTTTGACTATACCGTGAAGCAACATGTTGTTGGATCTCTTCTATTTACACCTCTTTTGCTTCTATTGCCAACCACAtctgttttttatattttcttcagCATTATGAACACGGCCATCAGCCTTAGCTGTATGTTCATTGAAGTCATCATATCCGTTATCCATGCTACTCCTTATATTAAGATCGCCCTTCGGTTGATAAAACCTAGAAGATTTCCATTGGGGATATGGTTTGAAATCATAGCCTGTCACAATAATAGCAGCCATTCTCCCTGGAGTGCTTATATTGATAGAAACAGTTTGCCAGTTGATGAGGCACCACGAAAAGAGGATATAGATAGAATGGTGTCTAGTGTATTGATTTCAATTCTCCACAGCAATTATTTGAGTATAG GACAAATGGTCTTGCCTCATTACAGAAAAGCTTTTTCCGGAGTTTCCGGGTCATATATTGCCACATCAGTTTTTGGACTTCTTAGTGGTAACAA AGTTGCATCTACTTTGGGAGCCACACTGCCCTCAACGATGCCATGGTTATGTATCCCATACAATGAATATTGGTGCCTCTGTCGTAATTCGATTCTTGCATGTATGGTAGATTGCAACTATTATAGATGTCATGATTCAAGGCCACCTTCATTTGGCCTAACTTGA
- the LOC107935205 gene encoding protoheme IX farnesyltransferase, mitochondrial isoform X1, with protein MWRNSATVSFSSKLLSYSSSSANPNYFHYASAFSIFSPNGVVDQTLSSSHQRFYCSSAVPSPSPSSGSVIKLGFLASKSDAFRPLCLKARDAVQLARHYGRCYWELSKARLSMLVVATSGTGYVLGSGNAVDLAGLCYTCAGTMMVAASANSLNQVFEINNDAKMKRTRLRPLPSGRIAIPHAVTWASSVGFAGTALLAWKANMLAAGLAASNLVLYAFVYTPLKQIHPVNTWVGAVVGAIPPLLGWAAASGQISLNGLILPAALYFWQIPHFMALAYLCRDDYAAGGYRMFSLADASGRRTAAVAFRNCLYLIPLGFIAYDWGVASGWFCVESSVITLAISAAAFSFYRDRTTQKARRMFYASLLYLPVFMSGLLFHRLSDNPQCLAENPNSIVELPSFPEAVTESEEDDQKKKVRYVTAGPQGRAPVAYASIAPFPFLPVPSYVDQ; from the exons ATGTGGCGAAACTCCGCCACTGTAAGCTTCTCTTCGAAGCTTCTCTCTTATTCTTCTTCCTCCGCCAATCCTAATTACTTCCATTACGCATCTGCTTTCTCCATCTTTAGTCCAAACGGCGTTGTAGATCAGACGCTTTCTTCTTCTCATCAACGCTTTTACTGCTCATCGGCGGTGCCTTCGCCGTCTCCCTCATCCGGTTCCGTTATAAAGCTAGGTTTTCTCGCTAGCAAATCTGACGCCTTTCGTCCTTTGTGTTTGAAAGCTAGAGATGCGGTCCAGCTTGCTCGTCACTACGGTCGGTGTTACTGGGAGCTCTCCAAGGCTCGTCTCAG TATGCTGGTGGTGGCGACTTCGGGGACTGGATATGTGCTAGGGAGTGGAAACGCCGTTGATTTGGCTGGTCTTTGTTATACCTGTGCTGGAACCATGATGGTTGCTGCATCTGCTAATTCGTTGAATCAG GTGTTTGAGATAAATAATGATGCCAAAATGAAGAGAACAAGGCTAAGACCTCTACCTTCAGGACGCATTGCAATACCACATGCAGTCACTTGGGCATCTTCTGTTGGATTTGCTGGCACTGCTCTGTTGGCATGGAAG GCTAATATGTTGGCAGCTGGTCTTGCTGCTTCCAATCTTGTTTTATACGCATTTGTGTATACACCATTGAAGCAAATTCACCCTGTTAATACATGGGTTGGAGCAGTTGTTGGTGCTATTCCTCCTCTTCTAGG ATGGGCTGCAGCATCTGGTCAGATTTCTCTCAATGGATTAATTCTTCCAGCAGCTCTCTACTTTTGGCAAATACCCCATTTCATGGCCCTAGCATACTTGTGCCGTGATGACTATGCTGCAGGAGG GTACAGGATGTTTTCGCTTGCAGATGCTTCAGGTCGGAGAACAGCTGCTGTTGCTTTCAGGAACTGCCTCTATCTTATCCCTTTGGGGTTCATAGCCTATGACT GGGGTGTGGCTTCTGGGTGGTTTTGTGTTGAATCATCAGTTATCACCCTTGCAATAAGTGCTGCAGCATTTTCATTTTATCGTGACCGGACTACTCAAAAAGCAAGAAGGATGTTTTATGCCAGCCTTTTGTATCTTCCTGTATTTATGTCTGGCCTCCTATTTCATCGTCTCTCAGACAATCCGCAGTGCCTTGCGGAAAATCCCAACAGTATTGTTGAGCTTCCATCATTCCCCGAAGCTGTAACTGAAAGTGAAGAAGATGATCAGAAGAAGAAAGTGAGGTATGTCACTGCTGGTCCACAAGGACGCGCACCTGTGGCATATGCATCCATTGCTCCATTTCCCTTTCTCCCTGTTCCTTCCTATGTTGATCAATGA
- the LOC107935205 gene encoding protoheme IX farnesyltransferase, mitochondrial isoform X2, with protein MWRNSATVSFSSKLLSYSSSSANPNYFHYASAFSIFSPNGVVDQTLSSSHQRFYCSSAVPSPSPSSGSVIKLGFLASKSDAFRPLCLKARDAVQLARHYGRCYWELSKARLSMLVVATSGTGYVLGSGNAVDLAGLCYTCAGTMMVAASANSLNQVFEINNDAKMKRTRLRPLPSGRIAIPHAVTWASSVGFAGTALLAWKANMLAAGLAASNLVLYAFVYTPLKQIHPVNTWVGAVVGAIPPLLGWAAASGQISLNGLILPAALYFWQIPHFMALAYLCRDDYAAGGYRMFSLADASGRRTAAVAFRNCLYLIPLGFIAYDWGVASGWFCVESSVITLAISAAAFSFYRDRTTQKARRMFYASLLYLPVFMSGLLFHRLSDNPQCLAENPNSIVELPSFPEAVTESEEDDQKKKVSHFLF; from the exons ATGTGGCGAAACTCCGCCACTGTAAGCTTCTCTTCGAAGCTTCTCTCTTATTCTTCTTCCTCCGCCAATCCTAATTACTTCCATTACGCATCTGCTTTCTCCATCTTTAGTCCAAACGGCGTTGTAGATCAGACGCTTTCTTCTTCTCATCAACGCTTTTACTGCTCATCGGCGGTGCCTTCGCCGTCTCCCTCATCCGGTTCCGTTATAAAGCTAGGTTTTCTCGCTAGCAAATCTGACGCCTTTCGTCCTTTGTGTTTGAAAGCTAGAGATGCGGTCCAGCTTGCTCGTCACTACGGTCGGTGTTACTGGGAGCTCTCCAAGGCTCGTCTCAG TATGCTGGTGGTGGCGACTTCGGGGACTGGATATGTGCTAGGGAGTGGAAACGCCGTTGATTTGGCTGGTCTTTGTTATACCTGTGCTGGAACCATGATGGTTGCTGCATCTGCTAATTCGTTGAATCAG GTGTTTGAGATAAATAATGATGCCAAAATGAAGAGAACAAGGCTAAGACCTCTACCTTCAGGACGCATTGCAATACCACATGCAGTCACTTGGGCATCTTCTGTTGGATTTGCTGGCACTGCTCTGTTGGCATGGAAG GCTAATATGTTGGCAGCTGGTCTTGCTGCTTCCAATCTTGTTTTATACGCATTTGTGTATACACCATTGAAGCAAATTCACCCTGTTAATACATGGGTTGGAGCAGTTGTTGGTGCTATTCCTCCTCTTCTAGG ATGGGCTGCAGCATCTGGTCAGATTTCTCTCAATGGATTAATTCTTCCAGCAGCTCTCTACTTTTGGCAAATACCCCATTTCATGGCCCTAGCATACTTGTGCCGTGATGACTATGCTGCAGGAGG GTACAGGATGTTTTCGCTTGCAGATGCTTCAGGTCGGAGAACAGCTGCTGTTGCTTTCAGGAACTGCCTCTATCTTATCCCTTTGGGGTTCATAGCCTATGACT GGGGTGTGGCTTCTGGGTGGTTTTGTGTTGAATCATCAGTTATCACCCTTGCAATAAGTGCTGCAGCATTTTCATTTTATCGTGACCGGACTACTCAAAAAGCAAGAAGGATGTTTTATGCCAGCCTTTTGTATCTTCCTGTATTTATGTCTGGCCTCCTATTTCATCGTCTCTCAGACAATCCGCAGTGCCTTGCGGAAAATCCCAACAGTATTGTTGAGCTTCCATCATTCCCCGAAGCTGTAACTGAAAGTGAAGAAGATGATCAGAAGAAGAAAGTGAG CCATTTCCTATTTTGA